In Patescibacteria group bacterium, the following are encoded in one genomic region:
- a CDS encoding DUF192 domain-containing protein encodes MNYLKKLAKIIGLFLALAMAVAVIIFGYYFIQALRQQNLKAEVMIKNQQYQVEMVKTPIKMAEGLSGRNELATNSGMLFVYDDKQKRDFWMNKMNFDLDIIFIDDSRVVDFVTLKKPESSNKIPKYTNLKPANFVLEIPAGEAKKLGLKIGDMVEINQSQ; translated from the coding sequence ATGAATTATTTGAAAAAATTAGCAAAAATCATCGGTTTGTTTTTAGCATTGGCAATGGCTGTGGCGGTCATCATTTTTGGCTATTATTTTATTCAAGCCTTGCGCCAACAAAATTTAAAGGCTGAGGTGATGATAAAAAATCAACAATATCAAGTTGAAATGGTCAAAACTCCCATAAAAATGGCTGAGGGATTATCGGGCAGAAATGAATTAGCGACAAATTCAGGGATGCTTTTTGTTTATGACGACAAACAAAAGCGTGATTTTTGGATGAATAAGATGAATTTTGATTTGGATATAATTTTTATTGACGATAGTCGCGTGGTAGATTTTGTTACCCTGAAAAAACCGGAAAGTTCAAACAAAATTCCAAAATATACCAATCTGAAACCGGCAAATTTTGTTTTAGAAATACCTGCTGGTGAAGCGAAAAAATTAGGGCTAAAAATTGGCGACATGGTTGAAATTAATCAATCTCAATAA
- a CDS encoding 2-oxoacid:acceptor oxidoreductase family protein, with protein sequence MLNKIKSIFGTKQASDNKTFNLILTGYGGQGVITLAKLVTAAAQKQSFQVLESELHGLAQRGGSLQCQIRFGEVVFSPQVADNDADLIIGMDFIEAVRAKNWAKPQKTTILAESGIFWPYDDQVNLEELETQINQSAKKVIKVAVEDKVLEITGDKMSTNIYFFGMAVGLGILPIKPEIAWQAVAESLNEKFHEINKKVFDEALKYQPNN encoded by the coding sequence ATGCTAAATAAAATAAAATCAATTTTTGGGACAAAACAAGCCTCGGATAATAAAACTTTTAATTTAATTTTAACCGGTTATGGCGGTCAAGGTGTAATCACTTTGGCAAAATTAGTCACGGCAGCGGCGCAAAAACAAAGTTTTCAGGTTTTAGAAAGTGAATTACATGGTTTAGCTCAGCGCGGTGGTAGCTTGCAATGTCAAATTAGATTTGGTGAAGTAGTTTTTTCCCCACAAGTTGCCGATAACGATGCAGATTTAATTATTGGTATGGATTTCATTGAAGCTGTCCGTGCCAAGAATTGGGCAAAACCGCAAAAAACTACTATCCTGGCTGAATCCGGAATATTCTGGCCATATGACGATCAGGTAAACTTAGAAGAACTTGAAACGCAAATAAATCAATCAGCCAAAAAAGTCATTAAAGTCGCCGTCGAAGACAAGGTTTTGGAAATAACTGGTGATAAAATGTCTACTAATATTTATTTTTTTGGAATGGCGGTTGGTTTGGGGATTTTACCGATTAAGCCAGAAATTGCCTGGCAGGCGGTAGCTGAGAGTTTGAATGAAAAATTTCATGAAATTAATAAAAAAGTTTTCGATGAAGCTTTAAAATATCAGCCAAATAATTGA
- the rsmH gene encoding 16S rRNA (cytosine(1402)-N(4))-methyltransferase RsmH: MKQYHLSVMPNEVLNFFQPQKGGFFVDGTLGGGGHTRALLEKTQISKLSVKGGSASGGKSQNCNVIGIDLDIEAIKASQKKLAKFGKRIIFVQDNFSNIKQILSKLKIKQISGALLDLGVSTHQLETASRGFSFNVLAKLDMRLDQSQTLTLTAELIVNEWPESKLRDIFSKLGESPFAGRIAKQIIITRKTQKITFTNQLVEIIKTATPPKWRYSREKHFATNIFRALRMAVNSELENLEKAIFEFADVLMPGARLIIISFHSLEDRLVKKTFRQLANPCECPPKAPVCVCGKKPKIKILTSKPLVPAPAEIEQNPKSRSAKMRVCEKN, encoded by the coding sequence ATGAAACAATATCATCTTTCGGTGATGCCAAATGAAGTTTTGAATTTTTTCCAGCCTCAAAAGGGTGGTTTTTTTGTTGATGGGACTTTGGGCGGCGGTGGCCATACGCGAGCTCTACTCGAAAAAACTCAAATCTCCAAACTCTCCGTCAAAGGTGGATCCGCCTCGGGCGGAAAATCTCAAAACTGTAATGTTATTGGGATTGATTTGGATATAGAAGCGATTAAGGCTTCTCAAAAAAAATTAGCTAAATTTGGAAAGCGAATAATTTTTGTACAGGATAATTTTTCTAATATCAAACAAATTTTATCAAAATTAAAAATAAAACAAATTTCCGGCGCTTTGTTGGATTTAGGCGTTTCAACTCATCAATTAGAAACTGCCAGCCGCGGTTTTAGTTTTAATGTGCTCGCCAAACTTGATATGAGATTAGACCAAAGTCAAACCCTAACCCTAACTGCAGAACTTATAGTCAACGAATGGCCAGAATCCAAATTGCGGGATATTTTTTCAAAGTTAGGGGAGTCCCCATTTGCTGGTCGGATTGCAAAGCAAATTATTATTACCAGAAAAACCCAAAAAATAACTTTTACCAATCAATTAGTGGAAATTATCAAAACCGCTACCCCGCCAAAGTGGCGATATAGCCGCGAAAAACATTTTGCGACAAATATCTTTCGCGCTTTGCGAATGGCAGTAAATTCAGAGCTTGAAAATTTAGAAAAAGCCATTTTTGAATTTGCTGATGTTTTAATGCCCGGCGCGAGATTAATAATTATCTCTTTTCATTCCCTCGAAGATCGCTTAGTGAAAAAAACTTTCCGTCAGCTCGCTAATCCTTGCGAATGTCCGCCAAAAGCGCCGGTTTGCGTTTGCGGCAAAAAACCCAAAATTAAAATCTTGACCTCAAAACCTCTGGTACCTGCACCTGCAGAAATTGAGCAAAATCCCAAAAGCCGCTCCGCCAAAATGCGCGTCTGCGAAAAAAATTGA
- a CDS encoding ABC transporter permease subunit, whose product MKAVFWRILKDRQSVFLVYILVNIGLLLMYISLFPSFKDQSAAMEQLFKSYPESFLKAFNFDIANFTTIEGFLSTEQFSFMWPLLVVLMSVGFAGTAFAGEIEKGTIEILLAQPISRLKLFISRYLAGLASLVVFVIFSVFIAIPIIEIFKISYTFENFATMALLAFLFGLVIYSIGMFLSAIFSDKGKVYFISGALLVVMYVLNIVSSIKEQLADLKYVSFFYYFNPSKALIHNQIDHWGYLVFIGISAVVIVIGAAWFSKRDIMVS is encoded by the coding sequence ATGAAAGCAGTGTTTTGGCGGATTTTAAAAGATCGACAATCAGTCTTTTTAGTGTATATTTTAGTCAATATTGGCTTGTTATTAATGTATATTTCTTTGTTCCCATCATTTAAAGACCAATCAGCGGCCATGGAGCAATTGTTTAAAAGTTATCCCGAGTCTTTTTTAAAGGCTTTTAATTTCGATATTGCCAACTTCACTACTATTGAAGGTTTTTTATCGACCGAACAATTTTCGTTTATGTGGCCATTATTAGTAGTTTTGATGTCAGTTGGTTTTGCCGGCACGGCTTTTGCTGGCGAAATTGAAAAAGGCACGATTGAAATTTTGTTAGCTCAGCCAATTTCAAGGTTAAAATTATTTATTAGCCGATATTTGGCCGGTCTAGCCAGCTTAGTGGTTTTTGTCATTTTCTCGGTCTTTATCGCCATTCCCATTATTGAGATTTTTAAAATTTCTTATACTTTTGAAAATTTTGCCACCATGGCGCTTTTGGCATTTTTATTTGGTTTGGTCATTTATAGCATTGGGATGTTCTTGTCGGCAATTTTTTCTGATAAAGGCAAAGTCTATTTTATTTCCGGGGCCTTGTTGGTGGTCATGTACGTTTTAAATATTGTTTCTTCAATTAAAGAGCAACTTGCTGATCTAAAATATGTCTCATTCTTTTATTATTTTAATCCTTCCAAAGCTCTAATCCATAATCAAATTGATCACTGGGGGTATTTAGTTTTTATCGGCATTTCCGCGGTTGTAATTGTTATTGGTGCTGCTTGGTTTTCTAAAAGGGATATTATGGTCTCATAA
- a CDS encoding ABC transporter ATP-binding protein, whose protein sequence is MKAIEVSNLKKHFGKTKAVDGISFEVEKGEIFGFLGPNGAGKTTTIRCLMNFIKPTSGEIKILSQDAQKQSVKIMDKVGYLPGNVQLYDGWTGQEHIDFVESIRGKSQNVRELCKKLDFNPKLKFKHLSTGNKQKLGLILALMSNPQILIMDEPTVGLDPLLQNTIYEILEDLEKSGTTIFMSSHNLAEVERLCRRVGIIKAGKLIALEDIEKLHAKKTHIITVIFENTFNKNDFISKEVAIERVLPDGLVLNSKGDINIVLQKLAKNQIKDLEITHATLEEVFLEFYRGGEK, encoded by the coding sequence ATGAAAGCGATTGAAGTTTCAAATCTCAAAAAACATTTTGGCAAAACTAAAGCCGTTGATGGCATTTCTTTTGAAGTCGAAAAAGGCGAAATTTTTGGCTTTTTAGGACCCAATGGTGCTGGTAAAACCACCACTATCCGTTGCCTAATGAATTTTATCAAACCCACCTCAGGCGAAATTAAAATTTTAAGCCAAGACGCTCAAAAACAAAGCGTGAAAATAATGGACAAAGTCGGTTATTTACCCGGCAACGTTCAACTTTATGATGGCTGGACTGGTCAGGAGCATATTGATTTTGTGGAATCGATCCGTGGTAAGTCTCAAAATGTCCGCGAGTTGTGTAAAAAATTAGACTTTAACCCCAAATTAAAATTTAAGCATTTATCAACCGGCAATAAACAAAAATTAGGTTTAATTTTAGCTTTAATGTCTAATCCGCAAATTCTCATTATGGATGAACCCACAGTCGGGCTTGATCCGTTATTACAAAATACCATTTATGAAATTTTAGAAGATTTAGAGAAATCAGGCACCACTATTTTTATGTCATCTCATAATTTAGCTGAGGTCGAAAGGCTTTGCCGTCGAGTTGGCATTATTAAAGCTGGCAAATTAATCGCGCTTGAAGATATTGAAAAACTTCATGCCAAAAAAACGCACATTATTACGGTTATTTTTGAAAATACATTCAATAAAAATGATTTTATTTCCAAAGAGGTTGCTATTGAGCGAGTTTTGCCAGATGGCTTAGTTTTAAATTCTAAAGGCGATATTAATATAGTGTTGCAGAAATTAGCTAAAAACCAAATTAAAGATTTAGAAATCACCCATGCGACTTTAGAAGAAGTCTTTTTAGAATTTTATCGTGGCGGAGAAAAATAA
- a CDS encoding DUF296 domain-containing protein has translation MQSQENNNLIITRLFPDKDLFKSLEQICQNHHIQTAIIISALGQLKNFELGFFKTKAEYLPQNFKKAHELLQLSGMISEQKSDYKFHLHAVLGDENKKTLGGHLISGTIETTGEIVLLKSNLKMIRKLEPKTGLEGLFLEND, from the coding sequence ATGCAATCTCAAGAAAATAACAATCTCATTATTACCAGATTATTTCCAGACAAAGACTTGTTCAAAAGTTTAGAGCAAATTTGCCAAAATCACCATATCCAAACCGCCATTATTATTTCCGCTTTAGGACAATTAAAAAATTTTGAGCTCGGTTTTTTTAAAACCAAAGCTGAATATTTACCCCAAAATTTTAAAAAAGCCCATGAGCTTTTACAACTATCTGGTATGATTTCAGAACAAAAATCAGATTATAAATTCCATTTACACGCAGTTTTGGGCGATGAAAATAAAAAAACCCTTGGTGGACATTTAATTTCCGGCACCATTGAAACTACCGGAGAAATTGTACTATTAAAATCAAACCTTAAAATGATTCGCAAATTAGAACCTAAAACCGGTTTAGAGGGGCTATTTTTAGAAAATGACTAA
- a CDS encoding thiamine pyrophosphate-dependent enzyme, with the protein MSDGLIGDSKGEIIFGNEAVVRGALEAGVGFISGYPGTPASEISDTAGQIAKKVGIYFEYSTNEKIALEAAAGAAFAGVKSMVVMKHYGLNVALDSLLPLGYLGCPLVVVVADDPGSYSSVQTEQDSRLLAKIGHLPVLEPSNPEEARIMTKKAFEVSAKYKIPVILRMTTRVSYVRGLVNFDQLPDSYQTQGKFEKNPEGFKMGASQTVALHAKILDKMIKIKNEVSETDPLNFVNNQKGKIGVAVSGVSWQYLQEVMLESARNLPVFKIGLSAPFPDQKAAAFMSKLTKVIVIEELEPVLENELKRIAQDQNIKLQIVGEKYFPKIGELNAKIIADNLPKAIASQAISPAENPAKNEVATRLPFLCHGCPHRATFNAVKKALGEDKIYGGDIGCYMIGAYKPIQMLDWVVAMGAGVGIAHGISKTTSQKPVAFIGDSTFFHAGLPALVNLVYNQSDILLIIMDNNYTAMTGHQPNPSTGLTGEGDVVKKIDIEPIVKACGVDAVQTISIYDFNNAVEAIKSAYAQKGVSVFVAKGECRLMTVKKAKDSGQKLPIFQIVKQNETDNKILRAYHCPAFIETDNGLAIDPATCTGCSVCKQLAPNSVEIMKEGENAK; encoded by the coding sequence ATGTCTGATGGTTTGATCGGCGATTCAAAAGGTGAAATAATTTTTGGCAATGAAGCGGTGGTGCGAGGCGCTTTAGAGGCTGGCGTGGGTTTTATTTCCGGCTATCCTGGAACACCAGCTTCAGAAATTTCCGATACCGCCGGCCAAATTGCTAAAAAAGTCGGCATTTATTTTGAATATAGCACCAATGAAAAAATCGCCTTAGAAGCGGCCGCCGGTGCGGCATTTGCTGGCGTCAAATCAATGGTGGTAATGAAACATTATGGCTTAAATGTTGCCTTGGATTCATTATTGCCTTTGGGATATTTAGGATGCCCATTGGTGGTGGTGGTGGCAGATGATCCGGGATCTTATAGTTCGGTGCAAACCGAACAAGACTCCAGATTGTTAGCTAAAATTGGACATTTGCCAGTTTTAGAGCCTTCAAACCCCGAAGAAGCGCGAATCATGACTAAAAAAGCTTTTGAAGTTTCGGCAAAATATAAAATCCCGGTGATTTTAAGAATGACCACCCGAGTTTCCTATGTGCGCGGCTTGGTTAATTTTGACCAACTTCCAGATTCATATCAGACTCAAGGCAAGTTTGAAAAAAATCCCGAAGGCTTTAAAATGGGTGCTAGCCAAACCGTGGCTTTGCATGCGAAAATCTTAGATAAAATGATCAAAATCAAAAATGAGGTTTCAGAAACTGATCCTTTGAATTTTGTGAATAATCAAAAAGGCAAAATTGGAGTGGCAGTTTCAGGGGTGAGCTGGCAATATTTACAAGAAGTGATGTTAGAATCAGCCAGGAATCTACCGGTTTTTAAAATTGGTCTATCCGCACCATTTCCCGACCAAAAAGCCGCCGCGTTTATGTCAAAATTAACCAAAGTGATCGTTATTGAGGAATTAGAGCCGGTTTTAGAAAATGAATTAAAAAGAATTGCTCAAGATCAAAACATAAAACTCCAAATTGTCGGTGAAAAATATTTTCCCAAAATCGGCGAGCTAAATGCCAAAATCATTGCCGATAATTTGCCCAAAGCCATTGCTTCTCAGGCGATTAGCCCGGCCGAAAACCCGGCAAAAAATGAAGTGGCGACCCGTTTGCCATTTTTATGCCATGGTTGTCCGCACCGTGCTACCTTTAACGCGGTCAAAAAAGCCTTAGGCGAAGATAAAATATATGGCGGGGATATTGGTTGTTATATGATCGGCGCTTACAAACCAATTCAAATGTTGGATTGGGTTGTGGCGATGGGTGCTGGCGTGGGGATCGCTCATGGCATCTCCAAAACAACTAGTCAAAAACCAGTCGCCTTTATTGGTGATTCAACCTTTTTCCACGCCGGTTTGCCAGCCTTAGTTAATTTAGTCTACAACCAAAGCGATATTTTATTAATCATTATGGATAATAACTACACCGCTATGACTGGCCATCAGCCCAATCCTAGCACTGGCCTCACCGGCGAAGGCGATGTAGTGAAAAAAATTGATATTGAACCGATTGTCAAAGCTTGCGGCGTTGATGCAGTTCAGACAATTTCCATTTATGATTTTAATAACGCGGTTGAGGCCATTAAATCAGCTTATGCCCAAAAAGGCGTGAGCGTCTTTGTCGCCAAAGGCGAGTGCCGGCTTATGACCGTCAAAAAAGCCAAAGATTCAGGTCAAAAATTGCCAATATTCCAAATTGTAAAACAAAACGAGACAGATAATAAAATTTTACGCGCTTATCATTGCCCAGCCTTTATTGAAACAGACAACGGCCTTGCCATTGATCCGGCCACTTGTACTGGCTGTTCAGTTTGCAAGCAGCTCGCCCCAAATTCAGTCGAAATCATGAAAGAAGGTGAAAATGCTAAATAA
- a CDS encoding L,D-transpeptidase/peptidoglycan binding protein produces the protein MNVKVGSLTFGNNSKVITQKQNVKNQKAVTFWNHKAVKPTLGIMTFLAVTLLGYGSFAYAFQHKIYPGVNVAGINLGGKTKDEALQLLGQKYKEWSSQKMTVAVGDTKVTEKLTNIGVSYSPGDLADKAFAVGHSQNWFENAKSTVNLAFNEVSFNPTYNISKKKWNNYLNQLSSKIEKKAEDPHLELANGKTKIVLGQTGITLETDKLKDQIFTKAQAGTLDEIQAPVTKSQIAVPDDQAAQITQTADNYLAHTISLTYENQNYVASKSEIFTWLILTKNGEDFSLSLSSQTIAGFVSSAARHIDKAAIAKEVTPAGQVLSEGAAGQAVNQSAAVSAVKAALAGKGSDQIALAVSPVQPSVRTIYPAGTPGLFPGKYIEIVLSKQTLYAFDGQTLVRSFLISSGVASHPSPVGMFAIYSKSRSVLMSGPDYYLPNVQWVNRFYGPYSIHGTYWHSNFGHPMSHGCINATNGDAAFIYTWAPMGTPVVIH, from the coding sequence ATGAACGTGAAAGTTGGCAGTTTGACTTTTGGCAATAATTCCAAAGTCATCACTCAAAAACAAAATGTAAAAAATCAAAAAGCGGTTACTTTTTGGAATCACAAAGCGGTTAAACCTACTTTAGGCATTATGACCTTTTTAGCTGTCACTCTTTTAGGCTATGGCTCATTCGCCTATGCTTTTCAACACAAGATTTATCCGGGTGTTAATGTGGCCGGAATTAATTTGGGCGGAAAAACTAAAGACGAAGCGCTTCAGCTTTTAGGCCAAAAATACAAAGAATGGTCAAGCCAAAAAATGACGGTGGCAGTTGGTGATACCAAAGTGACGGAAAAATTAACCAACATCGGCGTTAGTTATAGCCCTGGCGACTTAGCTGATAAAGCGTTTGCGGTTGGTCATAGTCAAAATTGGTTTGAAAACGCCAAATCAACGGTGAATTTAGCTTTCAACGAAGTTAGTTTTAATCCTACCTATAATATTAGTAAAAAGAAATGGAACAATTATTTAAATCAATTAAGTTCTAAAATTGAAAAAAAGGCCGAAGATCCCCACTTAGAATTAGCCAATGGTAAAACCAAGATCGTTTTAGGCCAAACTGGCATTACTTTAGAAACTGATAAATTAAAAGACCAAATTTTTACCAAAGCTCAAGCTGGCACTTTAGATGAGATTCAAGCTCCAGTGACCAAAAGCCAAATTGCAGTTCCTGATGATCAAGCGGCTCAAATTACCCAAACTGCGGATAATTATTTAGCCCATACAATTTCTTTAACCTATGAAAATCAAAATTATGTGGCTTCAAAAAGTGAAATTTTCACTTGGTTAATTTTAACTAAAAATGGTGAAGATTTCAGTTTAAGCCTTTCTAGCCAAACCATTGCCGGTTTTGTGAGTTCTGCTGCCCGTCATATTGATAAAGCGGCAATTGCTAAAGAAGTCACTCCTGCTGGACAAGTTTTATCTGAAGGTGCGGCTGGTCAAGCAGTTAATCAATCTGCGGCAGTGTCGGCGGTTAAAGCGGCTTTAGCCGGTAAGGGTTCAGACCAAATCGCTTTAGCGGTATCACCAGTTCAACCATCGGTTCGCACTATTTACCCTGCTGGGACTCCTGGTTTATTCCCTGGCAAATACATTGAAATTGTGCTTTCTAAACAAACCTTATATGCTTTTGATGGACAAACTTTAGTCAGATCGTTCTTAATTTCTTCTGGAGTTGCAAGTCACCCTTCTCCTGTTGGTATGTTCGCCATCTATTCAAAATCACGTTCTGTTTTAATGTCTGGCCCTGACTATTATTTACCTAATGTTCAATGGGTTAACAGATTTTACGGCCCTTATTCAATTCACGGCACTTACTGGCATAGCAACTTCGGTCACCCCATGAGCCATGGATGTATCAACGCGACTAACGGCGATGCTGCCTTCATCTACACTTGGGCGCCAATGGGTACTCCGGTCGTAATTCACTAA
- a CDS encoding DUF167 domain-containing protein, with amino-acid sequence MTKIIKVKVIPKAKLNTVKETEDGLKVYLTKPAQKNKANKALVEILADYFKIKKSQITIQKGEKSRHKIIEID; translated from the coding sequence ATGACTAAAATTATTAAAGTGAAAGTTATTCCCAAAGCCAAACTAAATACCGTCAAAGAAACCGAAGACGGCTTAAAAGTTTATTTAACCAAACCTGCCCAAAAAAATAAAGCCAACAAGGCTCTCGTTGAAATTTTAGCTGATTATTTTAAAATTAAAAAAAGCCAAATCACTATTCAAAAAGGCGAAAAATCGCGCCACAAAATTATTGAGATTGATTAA